GGGTGGGTCAGGGGTGCCTCAGCCCCACCAGCACGGAGCTCACCGTTGGCTCTGAGGGCGCTCAGCAGGCTTACAGCCAGACTGCGGCTGGCACCCACATCCTGCACCCGCGGGGCCGTGTCCAGCTGCACCAGGGAAGGGAAGCGTCGCAGCACGGGCAGCGGCACAGCCACCGGCTTCGTGTGGAAGAAGAGCAGTGCTTCTTCCAGGACACCCTGCAGGCGATACACAGTGAGGGAACCCTCCctccccaaccccatcccagcaccacagTCACACCCTCACCTGTCCCAGGACCCCCAGCTCCCGGGGGTACCTGCGCTGCATGGCCGGCAGCCAGCTGCTGTCGCGCTCTTGCAGGAATCGTTCAGCACAGAGCGCTCCAGCTGCATAGCCGCAGGGGCCGCCCTCATCCTCCAGCACGAAGGTGTACTCAGGGCTGAGGCTCAGGAAGCTGCCCAGCACCCTGCCAGACAGAGCAGGGCACCGCTAAGCTGGGGCCGAGCGCAGCACAGAcggagcacagagctgccggCTGCCTCCACTCCTGGGACGCAGCACCCAGCGTCCCCCAACCCACTGAGGTCCTAATGATGCCTTCTGCCAGTGTAAACACTGCAGCCCTCACAGGGACCAGTGGGGACAGAGCATCTCTATCCCCATGGCAGCTACCAGGACCCCCCTGGACGCaccctccctgccccacatctgACACCACAGTCCCACAGTGGCTGTGGCACAGGCAGTGTTGCTCCCTGCAGGGATGAGAGGAGGGCCCTGGCTGGCTGCTTCCATGCTGCCTGGGCACACATCCAGGGGGTCCCCGCGGATCAGGTCTCACCTATCACCCAGCAGGTCAGGGTGGGACGCGAGGACCTCCACAGTGCTGGGCTCACCATCCAGACCCTCCCGGAACATTTGGTACAGCTTGCCCTGGAAGAGCCCAACCCAGCTCAGTCCCAATCCTGCCCCACTGCAACccttcagcttctgctgctctgccacagcCCCTTTGGAGTGTGATTTCAGGCAGCACTCACAGCTGCCTGAAATGTCCCCAGAGAGGAACACGACCAGAGCCCCAGCCCTCGGCACCAGGGGAGgtgggtgctgcagtgctgggggtgctggCGCTGAGCGACGCGATGCATGCAGCCATTGTGTGCTGCGTcctgctgccacagcacagcGTGCTTTAAAATGAGCCATTGCCATTCCAGTCAGGCACCCCCTCGCAGCAGCTCCTGAGAAAATGCTGCTCAGCCCAGCCCAGAGCAtgctcagagaagctgaacagcagcaaaacacgCTCTCCATGGAGCACGTGCGAAGGGGAACCCTCTCATGAATTCCTGCCTTGGTCACATTAGAGCTCACAGGGTCAGCACAAAGGACAACAAAGGACATCCTGGCAAGAACATGTTTTTCTCAGAGGAAGGCTCggggagcagcagaggcagagaaaggcactcctcagctctgctcccactgctggcCAAAGTGCTCGGCCGAGTTTTTCCCACAAAGTTCCAGTGGAAAGATGCATTCAGACGTAATCTGACAACTGGCAATTGAAAACAAGCTCTTGCACTGGGAATTGCTGGCAGTCACAGTCTGACATTATAATCTGCTCTCATGTGCCTGCAACTCCTCCTCTGTTATTTATAAGCACTAGCTGTGCCTTGCAGGGCACTGTGTTCAGCAGGGATGTGTGTGCTGTGCCCATGATGGTGGATTCGCACTGTTAGCATTTTTAGCCTGGCGGGGCGGCAGAGCAGACAGAGCTGTGTGACCACTGCAGGCTGCATCCCATGggacacagccctgtgcagttAACCCCACACTGGCCTGATCCTGGGGTTTGCTTCCCACTGTCGTCGTCCTGTGCTGTGACCTCAGCTCCGCGGCTGGGAGTCAGCATGCACTTTTCTTCTTATGCCATGCAGGGTGTGATGCAGGGTGAggggcaggaggggctgcagggtggcATGTTCCATCTCACCTTGTCCTGGGGCAGCAGCGGGCGCAGGAGGTACAGCTGTCGGGATGGGAAGAGCGGAGGTGGATGGCAGAAGAGGTCACAGCTGTTCCCCACGGGCAGCAGTGCCTGGAGGAGGCAGTCTGTCAAGGAGCAGCTtgctctgccccccacacctgccctggagcagcaggagaaacGTCTCCATGTTCCACCCCAagccccagcaccagcacccaagcagctctgcctctcaAGCACACAGGAACTCAATGGCAGGGCAGGAACAGCAGCTATGGTCCTGGCTTCCCAAGGGCTCCTCCAGCCCCCAGTATTCAAGGGCATGGTCTCACCTGCAGGTCTCCAAAGAGGCCCCCACGGCGCACCCAGGGCTCAGCGTCCTCCCCTGGGAAGAGCGGGGCAGTGATGCTCTGgcaccctgcaggcagcaggagacaGATGTGTGTGTGAcacagctcctggcacagccagaaagctgcagcccagggcagaACTCAGCACACTGCTTTGCAGCCCGGCCATTGGCTGGGACATCTTTCATTAGGTCATGCTGCCAAAATCCCCATCCAATagagcacccacagcttttttgttccagtgtctcaccacccccATGCTAAAGACTTTCTTCCATGCATCCCTCCTACCAGAGAGGTGGTCCTGGGATAAAAAATGGCCAAGAAACTGACCTAGTAATAGACATGCCCTCTAAATCACAACAgacagcaaagtgctgctgcaATGTGTGCCCCCTCCCTGAAGCATGATGCTGCTTCCCCTCCAGGCTGCTTCACTTCAGTTCCCCTTCAGTGGCTGCTCCCTCCTGACCAGGTCAGGAGCCGTCTGCAGGGATGGTGCCTCAGAGCTAACAGCTGCTCACAAACCACTGAGCTGGGAGTTATGTCATGGTGTCCTCCTCAGAGGCAAAGGAACTGCACCAGATGACTTCTCCCTGCTGATGGCTGTGGGTGCGGGGCAGGGGCTCAGCCACTTGCGTGGTGAGGTGGGTGCGCAGCACTGGGACACTGTTGGGTCCCTGGGTGCAGAGATGCAGGGCTGGGATGCTGAGGGCAATGATCTCACTGTTTTGCAGAGAGCCCGTAGCCCACATCTGGCTTCAGCACAGAGAGCCTTCACCCTCAGCTAGGCAGGGCAGACCCTCACGAGCCCTGTACCAATGGTGTCCTGAGCCCGCTGCCCTCTCCCCAGCAGCCATTCTCTCAGCACATAAGGATGTGCACTGTGCCAGCCTTCCCAGGCCCTTCACACCAGCAGGCAGCATGTGGGGAAGGGCAGCCCACTGGTGAGGACCCGAGGGCAGCAGCCCTTtgagggggagggaagagaaaaagtcaGCGCCATACTTACAGCTGAAGCAGCTTCCCCAGGTGCCCTTGTGCTCAGGGTCACACAGGAGGCGGCCATCTGCAAGGGAGGAGCACAGGGCATGGGATGCACACAGGGGTCAAAGGGAAATGCTCCCACCAGAGACCCTGGCATCTTGGCCAGACCCCAGGACTGCTGGGAGGGCTCCCAGacattttcacttctttagGCAGAATAACAAAGCGAGATTAAGGTGCTCTAGCTGTTCCACTGTGCCCAGGGGCCCCtttgggagctgggctgggtttGGCGAGGTGTGGATAAGTGGCCCAGGGTGGAGAACTGTCCCCATGTGCCCTCATTCACGTACCCAACCACAGCACAAAGGcgctggcagccagcagcaggttGCGGATGTCCCACAGGTAGGGGTGCAGGTCGTAGAGCAGCGCCTGCCCCGCACTGCGGACGAAGcggctgtgcaggcagcacacctgggcacagagctgcccgAAGGAACGGGCCCGGCTGCGCCACTGTGCAACCTGCAGACAGGGCAGGCGTCAGAGCAGCTGCAAagggcactgtgctgcagcagcgcCCACATTAGCCTTACCACACAGGAGTCTGGTGATCTGCTGGGGACTCCCATGCTGGGACCGTTGGCCCGGAGCCACCGAAGGTCTTCCAAGAGATGCTGTGCCTGTGGCCCGTGATGGTAGGGCAGGTAGAAGAGCTCCACCAGCATCCACACCTCCTCCACAGTCAGTGGGGCACCGGAGTCTGACCCAGCCTCTTCTGAGATCAGTGGCACAGAGGGGACAGGGCTTATGGCAGTCCCATTagcaagcagtgctgtggggacAGGGCTGGTGGTGGCCCCATCAACAAGCTGTGAGATGGGGCCAGGGCTGGGGTCAGCCCTAGACCCTGAGGGTATCTGGAGCACATCAGCAGTGCTGGCCCCAGGCTGGGGACTGCCAGGAGGGCTGCTGCCCCTTTCCCTGACATCACCGCTGTCCAGGGGAGCGCTCTGGCAggtgctggccctgctgctgcagcacactgctgtccccaggctGTGGAGGGTCTCATCAGCCACAGGAGCTCCTGCCGACCTGTCACTCCCTGCTGTgatgggcagagcagaggagggctCACAGCTCGCTCTGCTACCTGAAGCGAGCCGGCCCCGATCCTCTGCAGGGCTCCATGGACCACCGGTGGAGGCCCTGCTCCCATTGCCCTCTTCAGGCACTGAGGTTgccttcctctttctgttcCCCGGTGTCACGTCACAGGGCTCCGGTTCGTGCTGGTCTGCCCCACTGGGAGCAGTGTCACAAGGCTGCGGGCCAAGCAGggcctcctgccctcctgctgtGCCAGGATGCAGCCCTGCCTCTTCCTCGCAGCCAGTGCTGGATTGCAGTGGAGTCCTTCCTCCTAGCAAGAGAGCAAAGGGGCGGCCCCACTGGCACCTGCACCAGGATGGCTGTGCCCCGGGGCAGCTGTGCCGGgagctcagagcagtgctggcaccGACCAGGGTCTGCCCAGACCATGGGCTCTGAATTGTTCAGGACTTCGCAGCTGGGGAGGCTTTGCAGAGGTAAATAGTGCAAAGCAACAAACTTGTACCATGCTTAACCCCCACCTCCAGAGCTCTGTCCTTGTTCCTAGCCTTCTACTGAGCCCATGGTTTGAGGAGACAAGAATGGGGAAAGCAGGAAGCATGCTTTGCTCTCCATCCTTGCAGCAAATGCCACATAATCCTCCTTCGGGCAGCTGGGCACTACCCAGAGCTGTTTACAGCCCAAAGCTGTTCCTGAACCACGCTGCGGGGTCACAGACTCATGCACATCTCCTGCACATGGTCACGCTGTCATGCTGCCCCCGGCTCTCAGACACCTCTCCCTATCAGCCTTCTCCCCCAGCACACCATCTTCTCTCAACATCTATTTCTCTCATAATGCAGACAGGGTCACTACTACATCTGCTGGTAGTACCTCCTGGGGCTCACCATCCTGCATCCCATGGCTTGCTCACTTCTGGAGCAGGAGAGTGAGCCCAGCACACGACTACCCATGGAACCAAAGCTTCAAACTCTTCTACCTCACCTTTCAGCTGCAAATCCCTCCTTTTCCCAGTGCTACTCACAGAGACTCCCCCAAGCAGACCCTGAGCACACGATGACccccctgcagctccctcagcccacagagctccctgcagagctggtcCATGCTTGGGACCGAGGGATGCTGCACAGTACCGGTTCACCTACCTGCCTCCAGCACCTGCTGCTTTATCTCAGCCACCCAGTCGAGCAGTGCCAACTCCAGAGCCTCCTGAGGGCTGTAACCTTCCTGCAGGCCCTGACcatcccccagctctgctgaaacTTCTGTTCCTAAGGAACAGAGCTCATCAGCTTGGGCAGTTTCACACACTGCTTCACCAAGCCAACACATGTGACACCAGTGAAGGGCAGCTCATCACCTGGGGGGACCCCGTGTCCACAATGAAGGTGGAGGGTCACCTCTCCCAGGCTGGTGGGCAGGGGGGCCACAGGGCTATTGCAAGGCCGGGCAGAGTCATCCTGGGTCCTATCCCATGCACGCAACCTCACTGTGGCCGTGGTGCCCCGTGCACGGAGTGTCCCAGGGCGTGGAGCCACATACCTGTGCTGTCGgtgcaggcacagccctgcagctcactgTGGAACCAAGTGCCCAGAGTGTGGATGGGGATGAAGTTGGCCTGGAGCTCGCAGTTGGGGTTGAGGAGCAGCCCACAGAGCCGGGGCATAAGGCCAGGGGCACGGCCCGTGTAGGGGCCCAGGAAAATACGTCGGCAGTCGTAGTCATTGGCAAAGAGGTTGTCCCAGATGAGGAGGCGACGCTGCAGGACGtgctccacctcctccaccaaTGCAACCGAGAGCTCCTGGGACACCACCTTTGGGCCTGGAGCATCGAGGCACAGACATGTGTGGGATCACAGGTGGTGCACTTCTCCATGCACAGTGCACATCTGAGCACCAAGTGCAGAGCTGCGTGCAGCCATTGAGACAGGGCACCCACCTGTCCAGATGACCCCAATCTCTGGGAGCAGCTCCCGGCCGAGGGTCTGTAGGTAACGGgactgagcagggctgggggagcagagTGAGCTGCAGTACTCTGCAGAGACAGCAGACAGCGGTTGCAGCAGGCAGGGACGTGGAGAGGAGCTGGGCAGGGGAGGTGGCACAGCCCTTCAGTGGGGCCTACTGCTGTCTGccccactgcctgctcctgtcCCCACCCTGAGGTCTCCCTGGCTGTCCCAAAACGTGGTGGAGCCCACAGGCTGCCAGGACAATCAGCCTGCAGGGGGAagaagggctgggagcagcGTAGTGAGCACAGTGTGGCTGCCAAGCACCTGCAGCTGGTGGGGTACCTGTGGGGCAGAAGAGGAAGGTGGCAGGCAGGCCCAGCTCCCGGTACGCCTCGTTGGCCACAGACGCCTGTGCCTGTGCCAGGGAGGGGAAGACGTCTGTGTCAGCGCGGCACAAGCAGGGATCGATGTCGTCAAAAAGCAGCGCGAAGGCACCGCAGCCCAGGGCAGCCACCTGCGGGCACAGGACAGGCGCTAGGAGGGCGGCAGCAGGAGGATCTGGGGAGCCGGGTGAGCTCCAGGCAGGGAcggcagagcactgcagcaccccAACAGACGATGCCCACATCGTGATACCcgctgggatggggctgctccctctctgcagctcttGCATGCCGCCTGCAGGCattgcagcacccacagctgccggctctgctgctctgagcagacaCTGGGGCTGCGTGAGGCGCCCAGAGCTGCCCTGGGGTCAGAAGGagctcacagccccacacagacGTTTGGTGTGGGCATGGGGCCGCACATGAGCATCTGTGACCCTTGCCAGGAGCCGTGGGGCGAAGGAATGGCCCACGGTACCTGCCTGAGtttttgctgcagcaggagcctgtCCCCAGCACTTGAGAACACGATGTCCTGGCCAGCAGAAATGGCGAAAATGAACTCCACGCCGTGCTCCTGGGCAGTTTTGATGAGAGACTGCATCTGGGCTGGGGACAGAGAAGAGGGATGCAGTGAGACCTTGAAGGCACAGGAGGGGCAGAAGGGAGGCTGCAGCCTCAAGGATCAGAGGGAGAGAAGGGCTCTGGGGAGGTGGTGCTCAGGCCCTGAGACACACAGGAGCTCTGTAGCTGTTGGGATCCCCGGGGAGAACCCATAATGGGGAGGCTCTGGAGCTCCTACACCACACAGGGTTCCGTCAGGGGGAGCATAGCTGCAGCCTGAGCCTGGCTGAGATGCAGAACGGTGGGACCAGAATGACTGCAGCCCCCCACACTGGGGCCCAGCAGAGCCACTACCTGCCTCATGCTGTGTGTAAGGCTCTCGCCAGAGCAGCCGGTGCTTCAGCTCGTCTTTGGGTGCATACATGTAGCAGTTCAGGCCCCAGCGCTTCAACctgcagcaaggaaaaggaGTCATCCGGGGCTGCAGATGGGCTCTTTGCAAGGCAGTCTGCAGGCAGGCATGCCAGCCCTCTCCTCACTGTGCCTGCAGGCTCCCAACCACTGCTTGCAGCCCCCACTGTGCAGCCACAGCCCATCCTCAGCTCTCTGGATGCTGCACCGCAGTTGGAGTTGAAGGAGTGCAGGTTGGAGCTAAAGCAGGGCCTGGCTGTTTTGGGAGATGAGGCCATGCTGTCGTAAGGCTCTCCCTGGCCTCAAAAAGCACAGTTCTGTCCAGAATCTGCACAGCAATCCAACATTCACTGGAGATCATCAGAACAGGACTgacacttccctgggcagttcTTTCTGCACTCCTGCATGAAAGCCATCTGATTTACTCATCTGTTCTATTTATCCTCCCAAGTGGATGATGTTTTACATTTTCCGACAGTGAACAGACTGTCATGGACTGCATGACACCATCACATCATCTTATTTCTTCCCAGAGAAGGAAAACTCTGCTCACATATGGGAACACATGAACGCACACACCGATTTGACTGGGCCATCACCAGTGCTCCTCCCTAATATCATTTAAAACAtatctcttgctttcttttatctCAGCCGCAGGTTTTCCAAGTTTTTCTAAGTTCCATTTTTCTGCGTTCACATCTCCCAACGCTCCCCCATTACAGCACATCTCCCACTTTGAGCACAGCACCAGCGCTGTTGCCGGCGCACAGCGATCGCTCACAGCCCCCGGACCCTCCGTTCCAGCCACCACCAGCACGCAGCTCCCCGCACCGCGCCGACCGCTCCGCCCGCGGCGCCCCGCGCTGCTCCCCGAGCCCGGCCCGGCGCGTCCAGCGGCCGCAGAGCCACAGCGCCACCTGGTGGGCACGGCCGGCACCGCCGGCTCCTGTCAGCTCCGTCCGCCGCCCCCCCCATCCCGCGGTCTCCGCACTTCGGCTCggggcagcacaggggcttTTCCCCTTGACCGGCCCTGGGAGCAGCGGGGACTGTCATGCGCCATTGGATTCCACCTTGTCTACCTTCCTAGTGACTGCAGAGAGCAAAattcgtagaatcatagaatcacagggatggcctgggttgcaaaggagcacaatgctcatctcattccaaccccctgctgtatgcagggtcaccaaccagcagcccaggctgcccagagccacatccagcctggcctcgaatgcctgcagggatggggcatccacagcctccttgggcaacctgttccagtgcctcaccaccctctgggtgaaaaacttcctcctgatatccaacctaaacctcccatctcagtttaaaaccaatTCGGGATACTTGCCATCTGAAGAGAAGTTTCCTCTGTTCCATGGACCATGGCCTCCCATAGAAACCTGTGAAAGAGCAAAGCAGGTAAAAAGAGGGGCAATGAAAGGTGCTCCCTCTGCCTTTAAACACTGCAGCAACTCAGACTACAGCTGAAATGCGGCGATGCAGCTCAGTCCTCATTTGGAGGATGCACGCCTTGCAGTGGGGCACGACTTGGAGGCACATCGTGGTTTACCCCAGCAGGCAGCCATGCACCACACAGCAAAGGGATGGGGAgagaactgggggaaaaaaattaaaaaatagaagtaaaaaattGTGGATTGAGATAAAGGTAGTACGTaagacagagaaggaaggaggaatgatgaaataatactaaaaacaaaagaatacacaaaacaagtgatgcacaatgcaattgctcaccacccactgATGGCCAgccccccccttcctccccctggcagcacagccattcCCAGCCAACCCCTCCAGTCCTattgcacagcacagtgccacACAGTGCCAACATCCCTTTGGCAGGTGGgatcagctgtcctggctgtgccTTCTCTCAGCTCCCAATGCTCCCCAGCCCCTCATTGAGAGTCCTTAACTCAGTGTGTGTGCTgataaaaaacaacagtggtGTGCTATCAGCACTATCCTCATCCTAaacccaaagcacagcaccatgcCTGCTaccaggaagaaaattaactccatcccagctgaGCCCAGGACGAGGCAGCATCGCCGCCAGCGGCCGTGATCAGGAGCACACAATCTGTGGGGATGCCCTGATGGCACAGACCATTTCACAGAGACCTCGTGTGGCCTCCACTGGGAAACACCAACCCCACAGCCTTGTAAAGGGAAAGTCCAGACAAAGAAAGCACTGAGCAGCCCCGAGGGCTGTCTGCTGACAGGAATGCTCACCAGTGAGCCGGGGAATTGCCCTTCCCACGGCTCATACAACAGAACTGAATGCAGGAAATGCAGATCTGTTGTCAGCAAGATCCGTGGTGTCTCTGAGCATTTCTACTTCTGCCACTTGCAGGTTTGGGAGGCTGCTGGGCACCGGTGTGTGACACGAGCTGGAGGCTGCAGTGTCACTCAGCCTGCCCTGTGCGGCCTGGGTGCAGCCAGGGGCTGCTggtcctgcagcacctctccccACTGGGACCACTGTCAAGCATAGGGCCTTCCTACTTCTGCTCATAGGAAGATCTgggaggcacagagctgcttgcaAAGCCAGTGGGTAAAAAAAACA
The Lagopus muta isolate bLagMut1 chromosome 4, bLagMut1 primary, whole genome shotgun sequence genome window above contains:
- the LOC125692665 gene encoding protein O-GlcNAcase-like isoform X2 translates to MTPFPCCRLKRWGLNCYMYAPKDELKHRLLWREPYTQHEAAQMQSLIKTAQEHGVEFIFAISAGQDIVFSSAGDRLLLQQKLRQVAALGCGAFALLFDDIDPCLCRADTDVFPSLAQAQASVANEAYRELGLPATFLFCPTEYCSSLCSPSPAQSRYLQTLGRELLPEIGVIWTGPKVVSQELSVALVEEVEHVLQRRLLIWDNLFANDYDCRRIFLGPYTGRAPGLMPRLCGLLLNPNCELQANFIPIHTLGTWFHSELQGCACTDSTGTEVSAELGDGQGLQEGYSPQEALELALLDWVAEIKQQVLEAGGRTPLQSSTGCEEEAGLHPGTAGGQEALLGPQPCDTAPSGADQHEPEPCDVTPGNRKRKATSVPEEGNGSRASTGGPWSPAEDRGRLASGSRASCEPSSALPITAGSDRSAGAPVADETLHSLGTAVCCSSRASTCQSAPLDSGDVRERGSSPPGSPQPGASTADVLQIPSGSRADPSPGPISQLVDGATTSPVPTALLANGTAISPVPSVPLISEEAGSDSGAPLTVEEVWMLVELFYLPYHHGPQAQHLLEDLRWLRANGPSMGVPSRSPDSCVVAQWRSRARSFGQLCAQVCCLHSRFVRSAGQALLYDLHPYLWDIRNLLLAASAFVLWLDGRLLCDPEHKGTWGSCFSWCQSITAPLFPGEDAEPWVRRGGLFGDLQLYLLRPLLPQDKGKLYQMFREGLDGEPSTVEVLASHPDLLGDRVLGSFLSLSPEYTFVLEDEGGPCGYAAGALCAERFLQERDSSWLPAMQRRYPRELGVLGQGVLEEALLFFHTKPVAVPLPVLRRFPSLVQLDTAPRVQDVGASRSLAVSLLSALRANGSRGVFCQVSAADHRQLSFYSKLGFVALPLPCPSSPGTQLLGRLL
- the LOC125692665 gene encoding protein O-GlcNAcase-like isoform X1, coding for MTPFPCCRLKRWGLNCYMYAPKDELKHRLLWREPYTQHEAAQMQSLIKTAQEHGVEFIFAISAGQDIVFSSAGDRLLLQQKLRQVAALGCGAFALLFDDIDPCLCRADTDVFPSLAQAQASVANEAYRELGLPATFLFCPTEYCSSLCSPSPAQSRYLQTLGRELLPEIGVIWTGPKVVSQELSVALVEEVEHVLQRRLLIWDNLFANDYDCRRIFLGPYTGRAPGLMPRLCGLLLNPNCELQANFIPIHTLGTWFHSELQGCACTDSTGTEVSAELGDGQGLQEGYSPQEALELALLDWVAEIKQQVLEAGGRTPLQSSTGCEEEAGLHPGTAGGQEALLGPQPCDTAPSGADQHEPEPCDVTPGNRKRKATSVPEEGNGSRASTGGPWSPAEDRGRLASGSRASCEPSSALPITAGSDRSAGAPVADETLHSLGTAVCCSSRASTCQSAPLDSGDVRERGSSPPGSPQPGASTADVLQIPSGSRADPSPGPISQLVDGATTSPVPTALLANGTAISPVPSVPLISEEAGSDSGAPLTVEEVWMLVELFYLPYHHGPQAQHLLEDLRWLRANGPSMGVPSRSPDSCVVAQWRSRARSFGQLCAQVCCLHSRFVRSAGQALLYDLHPYLWDIRNLLLAASAFVLWLDGRLLCDPEHKGTWGSCFSWCQSITAPLFPGEDAEPWVRRGGLFGDLQALLPVGNSCDLFCHPPPLFPSRQLYLLRPLLPQDKGKLYQMFREGLDGEPSTVEVLASHPDLLGDRVLGSFLSLSPEYTFVLEDEGGPCGYAAGALCAERFLQERDSSWLPAMQRRYPRELGVLGQGVLEEALLFFHTKPVAVPLPVLRRFPSLVQLDTAPRVQDVGASRSLAVSLLSALRANGSRGVFCQVSAADHRQLSFYSKLGFVALPLPCPSSPGTQLLGRLL
- the LOC125692665 gene encoding protein O-GlcNAcase-like isoform X8, whose translation is MAERPRFLCGVVEGFYGRPWSMEQRKLLFRWLKRWGLNCYMYAPKDELKHRLLWREPYTQHEAAQMQSLIKTAQEHGVEFIFAISAGQDIVFSSAGDRLLLQQKLRQVAALGCGAFALLFDDIDPCLCRADTDVFPSLAQAQASVANEAYRELGLPATFLFCPTEYCSSLCSPSPAQSRYLQTLGRELLPEIGVIWTGPKVVSQELSVALVEEVEHVLQRRLLIWDNLFANDYDCRRIFLGPYTGRAPGLMPRLCGLLLNPNCELQANFIPIHTLGTWFHSELQGCACTDSTGTEVSAELGDGQGLQEGYSPQEALELALLDWVAEIKQQVLEAGGRTPLQSSTGCEEEAGLHPGTAGGQEALLGPQPCDTAPSGADQHEPEPCDVTPGNRKRKATSVPEEGNGSRASTGGPWSPAEDRGRLASGSRASCEPSSALPITAGSDRSAGAPVADETLHSLGTAVCCSSRASTCQSAPLDSGDVRERGSSPPGSPQPGASTADVLQIPSGSRADPSPGPISQLVDGATTSPVPTALLANGTAISPVPSVPLISEEAGSDSGAPLTVEEVWMLVELFYLPYHHGPQAQHLLEDLRWLRANGPSMGVPSRSPDSCVVAQWRSRARSFGQLCAQVCCLHSRFVRSAGQALLYDLHPYLWDIRNLLLAASAFVLWLDGRLLCDPEHKGTWGSCFSWCQSITAPLFPGEDAEPWVRRGGLFGDLQALLPVGNSCDLFCHPPPLFPSRQLYLLRPLLPQDKGKLYQMFREGLDGEPSTVEVLASHPDLLGDRVLGSFLSLSPEYTFVLEDEGGPCGYAAGALCAERFLQERDSSWLPAMQRRYPRELGVLGQGVLEEALLFFHTKPVAVPLPVLRRFPSLVQLDTAPRVQDVGASRSLAVSLLSALRANGSRGVFCQVSAADHRQLSFYSKLGFVALPLPCPSSPGTQLLGRLL